DNA from Halorarum salinum:
CGTCCGCATCCCGGTCATCTACGAGGGTGCCAGCGAGATCCAGCGGAACCTGGTGTACCGGCAGTCGAAGTAGGGCGGCCGGGAACGCCCGCCCGTCGTCAGCAGACCGGCTTCACGTCGACGCCCAGCCCCCGCAGCGAGTCCGCGTAGTCGTCGTAGGCGAGCTGCACGACGTAGGCCGCGACCGCGGCCGCCGTCTCCCAGTCCTCCTCGTGATCGCAGTGGTCGTCGAGGTAGGCGAGTCCGCGCTCCAGTTCCTCCTCCGTCTCCGACCGGAGGTCCCGGAAGAGGTCCGCGCGCGGCTCGTCGGCCTCGTTCACGAAGTGGCTCACGATCTGCAGGTGCGCCCTGACGCTGACGAGCGGCCGGCCGACCAGCCCCGCGGCGACGCGCTCGACGGCGTCCGTTCGATCACGGAGGTAGGAGTGTACGGTTCCCCCGTCCCTCGGGTCGTACTCCTCCCCGAGGGTCTCGAGCACGCGGTCCCGGTGTTCGGCCTCCCGATCGGCGACCCAGCCGAACAGTTCCCGCGCGGCCGGGTCGTTCTCGTGGTCGGCCCACCGGCCGAAGGTGGCGTGGGCCGCGTGTTCGCTGTCGGCGGCCGCGCGGAGCACCGTCCCGGTCGCGAGGTCCGCGTCGGTGAGCGCGACGAGGAACCTGTTCGAGCCCAGCCGTTCCAGTTCGGTGGCCTTCTCCGCCTCGACCCGCTCGCGCAGGGCGGCCGAATCCATGTGGGGAGATGGCCGGCCGTCGGCGTTAACGTTTCCCCGCGCACGCCCCTACCGCTCCCATGACTCACGAGGAGGAACTCGACCCCGAGACGCTCGCGCGCCGCCTCCGCGCCGGCGAGTCGGTCTCGATCCTCGACGTGCGAAACCGCGACGAGTACGAGACCTGGCGCGTGGAGGGCCGGAGCGTGACCGACGCGCAGGTGCCCCACGTGAAGTTCGTCGCGGCGGGAGCGACGGGGGACCCCGCGGACCTCCTCCCCGACGACCTCACGGATCCCGTCGTGTCAGTCTGCCCGCGCGGAGAGGCGAGCACGGAGGTCGCCGGCCTGCTCCGCGAGGCGGGCGTCGACGCAGTGAACCTCGCCGGCGGGATGACCGCCTGGGCGCGGACGTACCTCGCGGCGGAACTCGACGCGGGGGACGCGACGGTCCTCCAGTACCAGCGCCCCTCCTCGGGCTGTCTCGCGTACCTCGTCGTCTCCGGCGGCGAGGCGGCCGTGGTCGACCCCCTCCGGGCGTTCGCGGACCGGTACGTCGAGGACGCCGACGAGCGGGGCGCGACGCTCCGATACGCCCTGGACACCCACGTCCACGCCGACCACGTGAGCGGCGTCCGGGCGGTCGCCGAGCGGACCGACGCCGAAGTCGCCCTCCCCGACGGCGCGGCCGAGCGTGGGCTCGCGTTCGACGCGAGGCTCGTCGGCGACGGTGAGGAACTGCAGGTGGGCGACGCGACGCTCGCGGCGATCCACGCGCCGGGCCACACGAGCGAGCTAACGGCGTTCGCGCTCCGCGGCGGCCGAGGTGACGGCGGCGGCCGCGACGGGGACGGCGGCGGGAGCGGCCGCAACGGGGACGGGGACGAAGCCGCCCCCGACGTCCTCTTCACCGGCGACGCGCTGTTCCTCCGGAGCGTCGGCCGGCCCGACCTCGAGCGGGGCGACGAGGCGGCCCGCGAGTACGCCGTGCTGGCCCACGACACGCTCCACGACCGCCTGCTCGCGCTGCCGGACGACACCCTCGTCGCGCCCGGCCACTACGCCGACCACGCGGACGCCCGGGGCGACGCCTACGCGGCGCCGCTCGGCGACCTGCGGGGGATGGACGTGCTCCAGTTAGACGAGGACGCCTTCGTCGACCGGGTCGCCTCGGACCTGCCGCCCCGGCCGTCGAACTACGAGCGGATCATCGCCACGAACCTGGGGCGCGAGTCGATGGACGACGAGGCGGCGTTCGAGGCGGAACTCGGGCCGAACAACTGCGCGGTGTCGGCCGGCTGAACGGTACGGTTTTCCTCGCGGGCGGGCTCGTTCGACCATGACCGAACGCGACGTCGTCGAGCGGACGGACGAGCCGGCGACGGCAGAGCGCCTCCGGGCCGACCTCCGCGAACTGGGGATCTCGCCCGGCGACGCGGTGCTCGTCCACTCCTCGCTGTCGGCCGTCGGATGGGTCCCGGGCGGCGCCCCCGCGGTCGTCGACGCGCTGCTGGACGCCGTCACCGCGTCCGGGACGCTCGCGATGCCGACCCACTCCACGCAGCTGTCGGACCCGGCCGACTGGGAGCGTCCGCCGGTGCCGGACGACTGGTTCGAAACCATCCGCGAGGCCGCCCCGCCGTTCCGCCCGGAACTCACGCCGACCCGCGGGATGGGCGCCGTCGTGGACTGCTTCCGCGCGTACCCGGACGTCGTCCGGAGCGACCACCCCACCACCTCGTTCGCCGCGTGGGGCGCTGACGCGGACCGGGTGACGGCCGACCACGCCTACGACTCGCCGCTGGGGGAGGCCTCGCCGCTCGCGCGACTCTACGACCTGGACGCGACGGTCCTGCGCATCGGCGTGGACGCGAACACGTCGCTCCATCTCGCGGAGTACCGCGCCGACTACGACGGGGCGTCCGAAAGGAGTGGGGCCCCGGTGCTGACCGACGAGGGGCGGCGCTGGATCACCTGGGAGGAGCCCGCGAGCGAGGACGACTTCCGCGAGATCGAGGCGGCGTTCGAACGCGAAGGCGACGTTGCTCGGGGGACGGTCGGCCTGGCGGAGTCGACGCTGTGCCGGATGCGCCCGCTCGTCGACTTCGCAGTCGAGTGGATGGGCGAGAACCGGTAGTCAGTCGTCCGCGGCCGCTCCGTTCGCGCCGTCCATCGCCGTCGCGTCGTCCTCGATGCTCGGGGGGTACTTCCCGCGGTCGAGTTTGAGGTCGGACTCCGGCCGGGCCATGCAGGTGAGCGCGTAGTCCTCGGCCTCCTCCTCGGTGAGCCCGCGGGCGACGGCGGCCTGCTGGGCCACCTCGCCCTCGACGATCTCGGCGGAGCAGGCGAGACACATGCCGACCCGGCAGGAGTACTCCTGGGCGATGCCGGCCTCGATGCACGCGCTCAGGATCGTCTGCTTGTCGGACATCTCCAGCGTCTCGCCCGTGCCGACGAACTCGACGGTGTGCTCGGTCATATCTCGGAGGGTCACGGGAGTCGGGCTAAAGTCTTGTTATGATTCCGCCGTCGACGCCGGAAATTTCGTCCCCGTCGTGCGGTCAGATGGCCTCGAATGGGGGATTCCGGGGTAGCCCCCGGTCCCGGCCGACCGTCCTCGGCAACGGCGACGGCCACGGGACAGTCTCCCACCTCCGTTTCTCACTCGCCACGAAGCTCGAACTTCTGGACCTTCCCGGTCGTCGTCCGGGGAAGCTCCTCGACGAACGCCACCTCGCGCGGGTGCTTGTACTCCGCGAGGTTGTCGAGACAGAACTGCCTGATCCCGTCGGCCGACACCTCCCCGTCCGGCGCCCGGACGACGAACGCCTTCACCGTCTCGCCGCGGCGGTCGTCCGGGATCCCGACGACCGCGACGTCGGCGACCGCCTCGTGCTCGAACAGCAACTCCTCCACCTCGCGCGGGTAGACGTTGTAGCCCGCGGTGTTGATCATGTGCTTCCGCCGGTCGACCACGTAGTAGAAGCCGTCCTCGTCGTGGTAGCCGACGTCGCCTGTGTGGAACCAGCGTGTCCCCCCTTCGTGGGTGAACGCCTCCTCGTTCGCCTCCGGCCGGTCGTGGTAGCCCTGCATCACGTTCGGGCCGGCGACGACGAGTTCGCCCGTGACGTCGTCCAGGTCGGTTTCGCCGGACCCCGTCCGGCTCTCCGAGGCCGTTCCCCCCTCGCCGCCCTCGTCGACCGGCCCCTCGGGGACCGGGTCGACCGCCTCGAACCCGTCGTCGACGATCCGCGCCTCGACGCCCGGAAGCGTCCGCCCGATGGAGCCGACCCGCCGGCCCTCGTCGGCGCTGTTGAAGTGGGTGACCGGGCTGGTCTCGGTGAGGCCGTACCCCTCGTAGATCGTCGCGTCGAACAGTTCCTCGAAGCGCCGGAGCACCTCCACCGGGATGCCGGCGCCGCCGACCCCGCACATCCGGAGCGAGGAGAGGTTTCGGTCCTCGGCGTCCGGCTGGTTGACGACGTCGTTGTACATCGCGGGCACGCCGTGCATCATGGTCAGCCCCTCGCGCTCGATCAGGTCCATCGCCTCCTCCGCGTCCCACGAGGGGAGCGGGAAGTAGGCGCCGCCGGCGAACAGCGCCGCGTTCATCACGACGGTCATGCCGTATATGTGGAACAACGGGAGCACCCCGAGCAGGCTATCGTCGGCGCGGACGCCGCCCCGGGGGAGCGAGCGCGACATCTCGGCGTTCGACCGGAGGTTCTCGTGGGTAAGGAGCACGCCCTTCGGCTGGCCGGTCGTCCCCGAGGTGTACGGCTGGCAGGCGACGTCGTCGGCGTCGCGCTCGACCGTCTCGAACCCGGGCGTCCCGCAGAACTCCTCGAAGGCGACGGCGTCGTCGGCCCCCGCGTCGCCGTCCCCGCCGACCGTGACGAGGTGCTCGACGCCCGTCTCCTCCCGTACCTCCTCGACGAACGGCGCGAGGTCCGCGAGCGCGACGACCACGTCCGCGCCCGAGTCCGAGAGGAGGTGCTCTATCTCCCGCGCCTTGTACTGGGGGTTCATCGGGACGACGACACCCCCGGCCCGCAGGGTCCCGTGGAAACCCACGACGAACTGCGGGAGGTTCGGCAGGTAGAGCCCGACCCGGTCGCCGGGTTCGACGCCCGCATCGGCCAACCCCGAGGCGAACGCTCCGATCTGACCCCACAGTTCCCCGTAGGTGAGCTCCCGGCCGCGGAACCCGACCGCCGTCCCGTCCGCGTGTTCGTCGGCTGCCGCCGCGACGGATTCTACCAGATTGACCATGACGGATTCCCGGCGTGTCGCGGGTAAAGTCTTTCCCGCCGAGGGGGTGCGAACGGCGCGAACCTTGTCTCCCGTCTCGCCGGAACGGCGACGCGGCCTCGTCCGTCACGGCTGCTCCGTTCGGCCTGTAGTCAGCGAGGTATACTTTTCAGTCTCTCCAGCGTATCGGTGGCATGGATCGGCGGGGCACGCGCTACGATCGCAGCCCGTTCGTGGACGGCGGCGGGCACTTCTCCGGCGTCGGAACGCCGACCGACTGCTCCGGACGGTCTGCCGCGGTCGTCGGGGGAGCGGTGAGCGGTCTGGCCGCGGCGTACGCCCTGCACACGCTCGGCTACGAGGTCACGCTGTACGAGCGCCAGGCCTACACGGCAAAGCGGGTCAACTGCGGCGAGGCGATGACCGCGGCGTCGGCCGTCCCGCTCGCGAAGACGCCCGAGAACGGGTTCGCGAACGACACGCCGGCGTTCGAGGTCGCCGTGTACACGGACACCGGTTCCGACCGGCGGCTCGTGGGGCAGGTGACGCTCCCGGCGGCCGACGCATACGTCACCGATCGGAACCTCGTGGAGCGACGCTGGGCCGAGCAACTGGCGGACGACGGCGTCGGCGTTGAGGCGGACCACTCGGTGACGAAAGCCGAGTTCGAGACGCTCGCGGACGCGCACGACCTGCTCGTGGACGCGACGGGCCAACCGTCGCTCGCCAGCAAGGTGACCCGATCCACCGCCGAGTACAGCGGACACCTGACCGCGCTCAACGCCGACGTGACGGGGGACTTCTCCGAACAGTATCCGCGGTCGCGGATGGTCCTCGAGAACTACGTGGGCTACGCGTGGGCGTTCCCGAAGTCGCCAACGCGCGCCAACGTCGGCATCGGCTGGGCGGGGCCCGACCGGCCCGACGACTACATGGCGGCACTGCGTGCGGCCTGCGAACGGAACGGGTGGCCCGTCCCGACCCGCGACCGGACGAACGTCGCGATCATCCCCGAGGGGCCGAGTTTGGCCCCGACGCGGACGTACCTGCCGGAGTTCGGCGTCGTCCGGGTCGGCGACGCGGCGGGGATCGCGAACCGCCTCACCGGGAAAGGGATCTCCCAGGGGATCCACTCGTCGTACCTGATGGCCGAACTCGCCGCCGAGGACCGCCTCGCCGACTACCCGTTCGTGCTCCACGAGCGGCTCCGCCCGGAGTACTTCCTCGCCCACGTCGTCCGTGGCGTTCTCGAGGTGGGGGAAGCCACGTTGCTCGGCGACGTCCTCGAGGCGGTCGCAGGGATCGACATCGAGGACGTGGACCGGTCGCCGCGGTTGGCCCTCGCTCGGCTCGCCCGGCGTCCCGCCCTGCTCGCCCGGTTGGTGACACGCCCGTGGATCCTCCGGCGCGTGTTCGACGCCTACACCGACCGGTGGGAGTATCGGCGGGCGACGTAGTGGGGCTGTCGAACCGACGTTCGGATCGCCGTCCGCGCGGTCGAACTCCTCGAGCGTCCACGTCCATCGTGAAGCGCTCAGCCTCCACGGCGTGCGGTCAGCGCCCCTCGGAACCGATCAGAGTTCCGGGACGGCCGTGAACAGTAGGACGAACGCGTTCACGGTCAGCAGCGCGAGGACGATCCACTGGAACACGCGCTCGGGGACGTGGTCGAAGATGTACACGCCCACCCACGCGCCGACGAACACCATCGGAATCGCGACCGCCGCCTCGACCATCAGCGGCGACGTTACGGCCCCCGTGTACGTGAGGCTCCCGAGCCGGTACAGCATGAGCGTCCCGAAGAAGGCGGTGAACACCGCCTTCATCTCCTCGTCGCTCCAGAAGCCGCTCGCGGACATGAACGCCCCGTACACGATCATCGGCGGACCGGGGACGGCGACCGATCCGCCGAAGATCCCCGCGAGCAGGCCGGCGGTCGCGCCGACGAGCCGTCCCGGGCGGTACTCCCGCGCCTCGATCCAGTCCGTAACGACGTCGAGTTGCTGGGTCGCCCCGACGACGATGACGGCTAACACGAGGACGGCCCCGATCGCGACGCGCATTTGTGCCGGGTTGAATCGGCTGAACACGTAGATGCCCAGCGGCATCCCCACGGCGAGGCCTGCGACGGG
Protein-coding regions in this window:
- a CDS encoding MBL fold metallo-hydrolase; its protein translation is MTHEEELDPETLARRLRAGESVSILDVRNRDEYETWRVEGRSVTDAQVPHVKFVAAGATGDPADLLPDDLTDPVVSVCPRGEASTEVAGLLREAGVDAVNLAGGMTAWARTYLAAELDAGDATVLQYQRPSSGCLAYLVVSGGEAAVVDPLRAFADRYVEDADERGATLRYALDTHVHADHVSGVRAVAERTDAEVALPDGAAERGLAFDARLVGDGEELQVGDATLAAIHAPGHTSELTAFALRGGRGDGGGRDGDGGGSGRNGDGDEAAPDVLFTGDALFLRSVGRPDLERGDEAAREYAVLAHDTLHDRLLALPDDTLVAPGHYADHADARGDAYAAPLGDLRGMDVLQLDEDAFVDRVASDLPPRPSNYERIIATNLGRESMDDEAAFEAELGPNNCAVSAG
- a CDS encoding NAD(P)/FAD-dependent oxidoreductase; protein product: MDRRGTRYDRSPFVDGGGHFSGVGTPTDCSGRSAAVVGGAVSGLAAAYALHTLGYEVTLYERQAYTAKRVNCGEAMTAASAVPLAKTPENGFANDTPAFEVAVYTDTGSDRRLVGQVTLPAADAYVTDRNLVERRWAEQLADDGVGVEADHSVTKAEFETLADAHDLLVDATGQPSLASKVTRSTAEYSGHLTALNADVTGDFSEQYPRSRMVLENYVGYAWAFPKSPTRANVGIGWAGPDRPDDYMAALRAACERNGWPVPTRDRTNVAIIPEGPSLAPTRTYLPEFGVVRVGDAAGIANRLTGKGISQGIHSSYLMAELAAEDRLADYPFVLHERLRPEYFLAHVVRGVLEVGEATLLGDVLEAVAGIDIEDVDRSPRLALARLARRPALLARLVTRPWILRRVFDAYTDRWEYRRAT
- a CDS encoding sulfite exporter TauE/SafE family protein, which encodes MVVEWVTTGLTAAVILVAPVVHGIAGFGFAQVSMGLMPLFRSPSSASIIFTATAVVSNGRVWWSVRDAFDPRKWIVPVAGLAVGMPLGIYVFSRFNPAQMRVAIGAVLVLAVIVVGATQQLDVVTDWIEAREYRPGRLVGATAGLLAGIFGGSVAVPGPPMIVYGAFMSASGFWSDEEMKAVFTAFFGTLMLYRLGSLTYTGAVTSPLMVEAAVAIPMVFVGAWVGVYIFDHVPERVFQWIVLALLTVNAFVLLFTAVPEL
- a CDS encoding long-chain-fatty-acid--CoA ligase gives rise to the protein MVNLVESVAAAADEHADGTAVGFRGRELTYGELWGQIGAFASGLADAGVEPGDRVGLYLPNLPQFVVGFHGTLRAGGVVVPMNPQYKAREIEHLLSDSGADVVVALADLAPFVEEVREETGVEHLVTVGGDGDAGADDAVAFEEFCGTPGFETVERDADDVACQPYTSGTTGQPKGVLLTHENLRSNAEMSRSLPRGGVRADDSLLGVLPLFHIYGMTVVMNAALFAGGAYFPLPSWDAEEAMDLIEREGLTMMHGVPAMYNDVVNQPDAEDRNLSSLRMCGVGGAGIPVEVLRRFEELFDATIYEGYGLTETSPVTHFNSADEGRRVGSIGRTLPGVEARIVDDGFEAVDPVPEGPVDEGGEGGTASESRTGSGETDLDDVTGELVVAGPNVMQGYHDRPEANEEAFTHEGGTRWFHTGDVGYHDEDGFYYVVDRRKHMINTAGYNVYPREVEELLFEHEAVADVAVVGIPDDRRGETVKAFVVRAPDGEVSADGIRQFCLDNLAEYKHPREVAFVEELPRTTTGKVQKFELRGE
- a CDS encoding aminoglycoside N(3)-acetyltransferase, whose translation is MTERDVVERTDEPATAERLRADLRELGISPGDAVLVHSSLSAVGWVPGGAPAVVDALLDAVTASGTLAMPTHSTQLSDPADWERPPVPDDWFETIREAAPPFRPELTPTRGMGAVVDCFRAYPDVVRSDHPTTSFAAWGADADRVTADHAYDSPLGEASPLARLYDLDATVLRIGVDANTSLHLAEYRADYDGASERSGAPVLTDEGRRWITWEEPASEDDFREIEAAFEREGDVARGTVGLAESTLCRMRPLVDFAVEWMGENR
- a CDS encoding 2Fe-2S iron-sulfur cluster-binding protein — its product is MTEHTVEFVGTGETLEMSDKQTILSACIEAGIAQEYSCRVGMCLACSAEIVEGEVAQQAAVARGLTEEEAEDYALTCMARPESDLKLDRGKYPPSIEDDATAMDGANGAAADD
- a CDS encoding ferritin family protein codes for the protein MDSAALRERVEAEKATELERLGSNRFLVALTDADLATGTVLRAAADSEHAAHATFGRWADHENDPAARELFGWVADREAEHRDRVLETLGEEYDPRDGGTVHSYLRDRTDAVERVAAGLVGRPLVSVRAHLQIVSHFVNEADEPRADLFRDLRSETEEELERGLAYLDDHCDHEEDWETAAAVAAYVVQLAYDDYADSLRGLGVDVKPVC